The proteins below come from a single Esox lucius isolate fEsoLuc1 chromosome 7, fEsoLuc1.pri, whole genome shotgun sequence genomic window:
- the sytl2a gene encoding uncharacterized protein sytl2a isoform X6 — protein sequence MIDLTYLTEMEQEMILSVLKRDANLKKSEEQRVKNLQKQVHDKSKLKYLTGEWFYETKSRRHRDRIHGSDIIRASISGKKPVTILELSQMWSERPSFVNSENQDVYVPPELSGLLEETPEKSKHYYREDGDNLPKESQDMLKRVLPSSSKQRQNPFNSTQLSSATLDETEGQLTNGGIDPTKTPDRDQHEQCHAQSLNPQVSNLHSAQQESGKPILLGAGTQGLSPTKTKEEDAQSLAKIRDWFSWGRSDMPQAQLQPIDEPESPVNIITDEIPSDAASEKPSNLLSLKAQRRLLGIFSRWEARKEKSPAVLCSVDEDLIPSEQIKVDDALLNIGFSQSTVNTSSDQQQYQHECVVDEQSSNSEDIPDAREVKQGMDQIPQEAENSAYGEEILPDKYFWKSDPTTLLGKLSSDSTQCEVPVSREVDIAKNATLSCPDIQHDFDVSAMTKFKNFGTMSNDRLEPAMLVTHTVFQKVETSQNCNADLCATLSHDETSASSVEGNRMFKIPDVDGPFRAGSVLISEHHSSSSVGLAVASQAVQPEEKATIPLPVSPSSHSYGQRGGIQVSLVSRSLSPQPSMKAKINNLKSFWEKENTGPRVIVCKPKKALNSETHGCSESSPIHQSVATSQSELRPTETDLVDYDKQSTSSYVVKTRTSGFSMDEKIGKGSAKACLNTSLRSHCNVRDVDYVILQDPSKIDILKGRPSSPETCLHRSELPKWKDITDDELKRGPSTTHPTDLHKDSSGFEGVGCDSSPLKTFLTDKVSPTREPRNEPERSTPVVRQRKGLSHEVKQLSKFSKHTLGITSSTTQIKPEKKRLVCPNMPRRGSAQSSLYSMRPSQSPTKSIPHPVRRVSLGNLHVQEDCQQSSGSDHWHPHVKRASEAIKRVPAERKLPGQSKDSEMYPYPARSFIPQSNQHYLGLPVHQRTHIHQFISEKADPQHITPSGNTAFPLSTRNSKGSPCLISPRSTEKCVDGSSRRSMPEIWSQSWASSSCELCILSSNIVLMI from the exons TGGAGCTCTCCCAGATGTGGTCAGAGAGACCCAGCTTCGTGAACAGTGAGAACCAAGATGTGTATGTTCCTCCTGAACTGTCAGGTCTTTTGGAGGAGACCCCTGAAAAGTCCAAACACTACTACAG GGAAGACGGTGACAATCTGCCCAAAGAGTCACAAGATATGCTGAAAAGAGTTTTGCCGTCTTCCTCAAAG CAAAGACAGAACCCATTCAACAGCACACAACTTTCATCTGCGACTTTGGATGAAACAGAAGGCCAGTTAACTAATGGAGGAATTGACCCAACCAAGACACCTGACAGGG ACCAACATGAGCAGTGTCATGCTCAGTCCCTTAACCCTCAGGTTTCCAACCTCCATTCAGCTCAGCAGGAGTCAGGTAAGCCCATACTTTTGGGGGCTGGGACCCAGGGGCTTTCCCCCACCAAGACAAAAGAGGAGGATGCCCAATCCCTGGCTAAGATCCGTGATTGGTTCAGCTGGGGACGCAGTGACATGCCACAGGCACAGCTTCAACCCATTGATGAACCAGAGAGTCCAGTCAACATCATCACAGATGAGATACCAAGTGATGCTGCCTCGGAGAAACCATCAAATCTCTTGTCCCTGAAGGCTCAGAGAAGGCTTCTAGGGATATTTAGTAGATGGGAAGCAAGAAAAGAGAAAAGCCCTGCGGTGCTGTGTTCTGTTGATGAGGACTTGATCCCTTCTGAACAGATCAAAGTAGATGATGCCCTTCTGAACATTGGTTTCTCCCAATCCACTGTCAATACTTCTTCTGACCAGCAGCAATATCAGCATGAATGTGTTGTTGACGAACAGTCTTCTAATAGTGAGGACATACCAGACGCTAGGGAAGTTAAACAAGGAATGGATCAAATTCCACAGGAGGCAGAAAATAGTGCATATGGAGAAGAGATTTTACCAgataaatatttttggaaaagtGACCCTACAACACTGCTTGGTAAACTAAGCTCTGATAGTACACAATGTGAAGTACCAGTAAGTAGAGAGGTTGACATTGCTAAGAATGCCACGCTGTCTTGTCCAGATATTCAGCATGATTTTGACGTAAGCGCCATGACAAAGTTCAAAAACTTTGGAACAATGAGCAATGATAGGCTTGAACCAGCCATGCTGGTTACACATACAGTCTTCCAGAAGGTAGAAACCTCACAAAATTGCAACGCAGACCTTTGTGCTACTCTGTCACATGATGAAACATCTGCATCTTCTGTTGAAGGCAATAGAATGTTTAAAATTCCTGACGTAGATGGACCATTCAGGGCAGGATCTGTCCTAATATCTGAACATCATTCCAGTTCATCTGTGGGCTTGGCAGTGGCATCACAGGCTGTCCAGCCAGAAGAAAAGGCAACCATTCCTTTACCTGTCTCTCCATCCAGCCACAGTTATGGCCAGCGGGGGGGTATCCAAGTGTCGCTAGTTAGCCGATCTCTCAGTCCACAGCCAAGCATGAAGGCTAAGATCAACAACCTGAAGTCTTTCTGGGAAAAGGAGAATACTGGGCCAAGGGTTATTGTTTGCAAACCAAAGAAGGCTTTGAATAGTGAAACCCACGGATGTTCAGAATCCTCTCCAATTCACCAATCAGTTGCCACTTCTCAGTCTGAACTAAGACCAACTGAAACTGACCTAGTTGACTATGATAAGCAAAGCACTTCCTCATATGTAGTGAAGACCAGAACCTCAGGCTTCTCTATGGATGAGAAAATAGGAAAGGGTTCCGCCAAAGCATGTTTAAATACGTCATTGAGGAGTCACTGTAATGTTAGGGATGTGGATTATGTAATTCTGCAAGATCCAAGCAAGATTGACATTTTGAAAGGAAGGCCTTCAAGTCCTGAAACATGTCTTCATAGATCTGAACTTCCAAAGTGGAAAGACATAACTGATGATGAACTAAAGAGAGGTCCTTCAACGACTCACCCAACAGACCTGCACAAAGATTCATCAGGTTTCGAGGGAGTCGGGTGTGATAGTTCTCCATTAAAAACCTTCCTCACAGACAAAGTTTCACCCACAAGGGAGCCTAGAAATGAGCCAGAGAGATCAACACCAGTGGTTAGACAGAGAAAAGGACTTTCACATGAGGTGAAGCAGTTATCAAAGTTCAGTAAACATACTCTAGGAATCACCTCTTCCACAACACAGATTAAACCTGAAAAGAAAAGGCTGGTTTGCCCGAACATGCCACGGAGAGGCTCAGCACAGAGCTCACTCTATTCTATGCGGCCTTCACAATCGCCCACTAAGTCAATTCCTCATCCTGTCAGAAGGGTTAGTTTAGGAAACTTACATGTTCAGGAGGACTGTCAGCAGTCCTCTGGGTCAGATCATTGGCACCCCCATGTGAAGAGAGCCTCTGAAGCTATCAAAAGGGTTCCTGCTGAAAGAAAGCTCCCTGGGCAATCGAAAGACTCTGAAATGTATCCCTACCCAGCAAGATCTTTCATTCCCCAGAGCAATCAACATTATTTGGGACTCCCTGTCCATCAGAGGACACATATCCATCAGTTTATCTCAGAAAAAGCAGACCCTCAGCATATTACTCCTTCTGGCAACACTGCATTCCCTTTGAGCACGAGAAACAGTAAGGGGAGTCCATGTTTGATCAGTCCCAGGTCCACTGAGAAATGTGTCGACGGCTCATCCAGAAGAAGCATGCCTGAGATCTGGTCTCAATCTTGGGCAAGTTCAAGTTGTGAGCTTTGCATTTTATCCTCCAACATAGTTCTAATGATTTAG